From Strix uralensis isolate ZFMK-TIS-50842 chromosome 1, bStrUra1, whole genome shotgun sequence, a single genomic window includes:
- the RP9 gene encoding retinitis pigmentosa 9 protein: MSHRARRGQEEEEEEEEGAEEEEAAARGSQARPKSHPEPAASGGRTQDRHERKRKRQEAQQLQKLQHLESFYEKPPPGLIKENETKPEDCIPDVPGNESAREFLAHAPTKGLWMPLGKEVKVMQCWRCKRYGHRTGDKECPFFIKGNQKLEQFRVAHEDPMYDLIRENKRHEKEMRIQQLKQLLEDSTSEDDDDNSDDSDEDDEDGSSSTSSECRDKHKKKKRKKEKKKKEKKKKKKRKRKSSKSNEKSESD; this comes from the exons ATGTCCCACAGGGCGCgaagggggcaggaggaggaggaggaggaggaggagggggcggaggaggaggaagcggcgGCGAGGGGCAGCCAGGCGCGGCCCAAAAGCCACCCGGAGCCCGCGGCGAGCGGCGGCAGGACCCAGGACCGGCATGAGAGGAAACGGAAGAGGCAGGAGGCGCAGCAGCTCCAGAAGCTCCAGCACCTGGAGTCCTT ttATGAGAAACCTCCCCCAGGGCTAATTAAG gagaatgaaacaaaaccagaagactgCATACCTGATGTACCAGGCAATGAAAGTGCACGAGAATTCCTGGCACATGCCCCGACAAAAGGGCTTTGGATGCCTTTGGGAAAAGAAGTCAAAGTCATGCAGT gttggAGGTGTAAACGTTATGGACACAGAACAGGAGATAAAGAATGCCCATTCTTTATTAAAGGCAATCAGAAATTGGAACAATTTAGAGTA GCACATGAAGATCCAATGTACGATTTAATAAGGGAAAATAAACgtcatgaaaaagaaatgag GATACAGCAACTGAAGCAGCTCCTGGAGGACTCTACCTCAGAAGATGACGACGATAACAGTGATGACAGTGATGAGGATGATGAAGATGGCAGCAGCTCCACTTCCTCAGAATGTAGAGataaacacaagaagaaaaagagaaagaaggaaaagaaaaaaaaagaaaagaagaagaagaaaaagagaaagcgtAAATCATCTAAATCTAACGAGAAGTCGGAATCTGACTGA